A single Cucumis melo cultivar AY chromosome 4, USDA_Cmelo_AY_1.0, whole genome shotgun sequence DNA region contains:
- the LOC103487159 gene encoding chaperone protein dnaJ 6 — translation MAKKKKSRVPIEEEEEEQVETPTQSSTNPNSLYEILGVERTASQQEIKKAYYKLALRLHPDKNPGDEEAKEKFQQLQKVMSILGDEEKRAVYDQTGCIDDADLAGEVVQNLHEFFRTMYKKVTEADIEEFEANYRGSESEKKDLIDLFKKFKGNMNRLFCSMLCSDPKLDSHRFKDILDEAITAGELKSTKSYDKWARKISETKPPTSPLRKRVKSNKESETDLYAVISQRRNERKERFDSMFSSLVSKYGGGDASEPTEEEFEAAQKKLEDRKSSKKSKRK, via the exons ATggcgaagaagaagaaatctaGGGTTCCGATcgaagaagaggaggaagagCAAGTTGAGACTCCCACCCAATCTTCCACCAACCCGAATAGCCTCTACGAG ATTCTTGGAGTGGAGAGGACAGCTTCTCAGCAGGAGATAAAGAAGGCATACTATAAGTTGGCACTTCGCCTGCATCCTGATAAAAACCCTGGAGATGAG GAAGCAAAGGAGAAATTTCAGCAGTTGCAAAAGGTTATGTCGATTCTTGGGGATGAGGAGAAGCGTGCAGTTTATGATCAAACTGGCTGTATTGATGATGCC GACCTTGCAGGGGAAGTTGTTCAGAATCTTCATGAATTTTTCAGAACCATGTACAAAAAG GTCACTGAAGCTGATATTGAAGAATTTGAAGCAAATTACAGAGGCTCTGAGTCAGAGAagaaagatttgattgatttgtTCAAGAAATTCAAGGGTAATATGAACAG GCTGTTCTGCTCAATGCTTTGTTCAGATCCCAAGCTTGACTCACACCGGTTCAAGGACATTTTAGACGAGGCAATTACTGCTG GCGAGCTAAAATCAACGAAGTCCTACGACAAATGGGCAAGGAAAATATCAGAAACGAAACCACCGACCAGTCCTTTGAGGAAGAGGGTGAA ATCTAATAAAGAGTCAGAAACAGATCTCTATGCCGTAATATCTCAAAGACGAAATGAGAGGAAAGAACGATTTGATTCCATGTTCTCGTCTTTAGTATCTAAATATGGGGGAGGCGATGCCTCAGAACCGACCGAGGAAGAATTTGAAGCTGCCCAGAAGAAGTTAGAGGACCGAAAGTCCTCCAAAAAATCCAAGAGGAAGTAA